One Xyrauchen texanus isolate HMW12.3.18 chromosome 2, RBS_HiC_50CHRs, whole genome shotgun sequence genomic window carries:
- the mfap1 gene encoding microfibrillar-associated protein 1 gives MSGPNALNAKQPPIQSTAGAVPIRNEKGEISMEKVKVKRYVSGKRPDYAPMESSDEEEEDFQFVKKGKEAEPEMEMEEEEKSDPRLRRLLNRASEDVEEKLARHRQIAEPELIVQSSEDSDEGTWHPEREESSEDEEEEEVDDEEIERRRAMMRQRAQERKNEEMEVMEVEEEGKSGDESESESEYEEYTDSEDEAEPRLKPVFIRKKDRVTVAEREAEEQRQKELEAEAKKQAEERRRYTLKIVEEEAKKEFEENKRTLAALDALDTDGENEEEEYEAWKVRELKRIKRDREAREAIEKEKAEIERFHNLTEEERRAELRNNGKVVTNKATKGKYKFLQKYYHRGAFFMDDEQDVFRRDFSAPTLEDHFNKTILPKVMQVKNFGRSGRTKYTHLVDQDTTSFDSAWAQESAQNSKFFKQKAGGVRDVFDRPTVHKRKT, from the exons ATGTCTGGACCAAACGCATTAAATGCCAAGCAGCCGCCGATCCAGTCGACGGCAGGAGCCGTACCCATCCGAAATGAAAAAG gtgaaattTCTATGGAGAAGGTGAAAGTGAAGCGATATGTTTCGGGTAAGCGGCCAGACTATGCTCCCATGGAGTCCTCAGATGAAGAAGAGGAGGATTTCCAGTTTGTTAAGAAGGGTAAAGAGGCTGAACCGGAGATGGAAATGGAAGAAGAGGAAAAATCTGACCCTCGTCTTCGACGTCTCTTGAATCGAGCGTCTGAGGATGTTGAAGAAAA ACTTGCGAGACACAGGCAGATAGCTGAGCCAGAGCTGATCGTTCAAAGCAGCGAGGACTCTGATGAGGGAACCTGGCACCCTGAGCGTGAGGAGAGCAgtgaagatgaagaggaggaggaagttGATGATGAG GAAATTGAGAGGAGACGAGCAATGATGCGCCAAAGAGCACAAGAGAGGAAGAACGAGGAAATGGAGGTcatggaggtggaggaggaggggAAATCTGGTGACGAGTCTGAATCGGAGTCAGAGTACGAGGAATACACAGACAGTGAGGATGAAGCTGAGCCTCGGTTAAAACCTGTGTTCATCCGCAA GAAGGACAGAGTAACGGTCGCAGAACGAGAAGCGGAGGAGCAGAGACAGAAAGAACTGGAAGCAGAGGCCAAAAAACAAGCTGAAGAGAGGCGACGCTACACACTGAAGATTGTAGAGGAGGAGGCAAAGAAAGAGTTTGAGGAGAACAAACGTACACTGGCCGCACTTGATGCTCTGGACACAGATGGAGAAAATGAAGAGGAAGAGTATGAGGCCTGGAAAGTCAGAGAACTGAAGCGTATTAAAAGGGACAGAGAAGCCAGAGAAGC AATCGAGAAAGAGAAGGCAGAAATCGAGAGATTTCACAATCTTACAGAGGAAGAACGCAGAGCAGAACTGCGCAACAATGGGAAAGTGGTCACCAACAAAGCAACAAAGGGCAAATACAAATTTCTGCAGAAGTACTACCACAGAGGCGCTTTCTTTATG GATGATGAGCAAGATGTCTTCAGGAGAGACTTTAGTGCTCCAACTCTTGAGGACCATTTCAACAAAACAATCTTGCCCAAAGTCATGCAG GTCAAAAACTTTGGACGATCTGGACGTACAAAATACACACATCTGGTGGACCAGGACACCACTTCATTTGATTCTGCCTGGGCTCAGGAGAGTGCTCAGAACAGCAAGTTCTTCAAACAGAAGGCAGGGGGCGTGAGAGATGTGTTTGATCGTCCAACAGTGCATAAGAGAAAGACATGA
- the LOC127659497 gene encoding huntingtin-interacting protein K-like: MAAEGDVDLDLEAEENCTGKPTEKPRKHDSGAADLEKVTDYAEEKEISSSDLETAMSVIGDRRSREQKAKQEREKELAKVTIKKEDVELIMGEMEIPRSLAERSLREHMGNVVEALIALTN, from the exons ATGGCGGCTGAGGGAGATGTGGATTTGGATTTAGAGGCTGAAGAAAACTGCACGGGAAAACCCACAGAAAAGCCCCGCAAACATGATAGTGGAGCTGCTGATTTGGAAAAGGTTACCGACTATGCGGAGGAAAAAGAAATATCCAGCTCGGATTTGGAAACG GCCATGTCCGTGATCGGAGACCGAAGGTCCAGAGAACAGAAGGCAAAACAGGAAAG AGAAAAAGAATTGGCCAAAGTAACAATAAAGAAGGAAGATGTGGAGCTCATC ATGGGAGAGATGGAGATTCCCAGATCATTGGCAGAGCGCAGTCTGAGAGAACACATGGGCAACGTTGTTGAGGCATTGATCGCTCTCACCAACTGA